Proteins co-encoded in one Marinitoga sp. 38H-ov genomic window:
- a CDS encoding glucose-1-phosphate adenylyltransferase, with product MNVVALILAGGQGTRLGVITEYLAKPAVPYGGKYRIIDFAISNCVNSGIYNVGVLTQYRPHVLNKHLGIGRPWDLDIKTGGLTILPPYVSSTDQSWYMGTADAIYQNIEYIDNYDPDFVLILSGDHIYKMDYNEMIDFHIEKNADATIACMEVPINEAHRFGIMVTDSFGKIVEFQEKPKEPRGNLASLGIYVYSWNVLKQLLIDDANDPNSEHDFGKNIIPKMLEEKNNLVAYNYEGYWRDVGTLESYWESNLELLGPLPLLNIHDINWKIYTQSEELPPSFVSNNAKLSSSLISEGCEIHGEVHNSVLFQGVIVEEGAIVKDSVIMNKCIIKKGAYIEKVIIAENTEIGENVKIGIGEFKESQYNKKIYNSDLTLIGFNSKIPSNITIGKNVVIGNYVTEINGDVPSGGYVI from the coding sequence ATGAATGTTGTAGCTTTGATTTTAGCTGGCGGACAAGGTACTAGATTAGGAGTTATAACTGAGTACTTAGCTAAACCAGCTGTTCCGTATGGAGGTAAATATAGAATAATTGATTTTGCTATAAGTAATTGTGTAAATTCAGGAATATACAATGTAGGTGTTTTAACACAGTATAGACCTCACGTATTGAATAAACATTTAGGAATAGGGAGACCATGGGATTTAGATATAAAAACAGGTGGATTAACAATTTTACCTCCATATGTAAGTAGTACAGATCAATCATGGTATATGGGAACGGCTGATGCAATATATCAAAATATAGAATACATAGATAATTATGATCCTGATTTTGTATTGATTTTATCTGGTGATCATATATATAAAATGGATTATAATGAGATGATAGATTTTCATATTGAAAAAAATGCAGATGCTACTATAGCTTGTATGGAGGTTCCAATAAATGAAGCACATAGATTTGGAATAATGGTAACAGATTCTTTTGGTAAAATTGTAGAATTCCAAGAAAAACCCAAGGAGCCGCGCGGTAATTTAGCTTCTCTAGGTATTTATGTGTATTCTTGGAATGTTTTGAAACAATTATTAATAGACGATGCAAATGATCCTAATTCAGAACATGATTTTGGTAAAAATATTATACCAAAAATGTTAGAAGAGAAAAATAATTTAGTTGCATATAATTATGAAGGTTACTGGAGAGATGTCGGTACATTAGAGTCGTATTGGGAATCAAATTTGGAGCTATTAGGGCCATTGCCATTATTAAATATCCATGATATTAATTGGAAAATATATACTCAATCAGAGGAATTACCTCCATCATTTGTATCAAATAATGCGAAACTTAGTAGTTCTTTAATTAGTGAAGGTTGCGAAATACATGGAGAGGTTCATAATTCGGTATTGTTTCAAGGAGTAATAGTAGAAGAAGGAGCAATTGTTAAAGATTCAGTTATTATGAATAAGTGTATTATTAAAAAAGGCGCATATATTGAAAAAGTTATTATTGCTGAAAATACTGAAATAGGAGAAAATGTAAAAATAGGAATAGGGGAATTTAAAGAAAGTCAATATAATAAGAAAATATATAATTCAGATTTAACGTTAATAGGTTTTAATTCAAAAATACCGTCAAACATAACAATAGGTAAAAATGTTGTGATAGGAAATTATGTAACAGAAATAAATGGTGATGTTCCTTCAGGAGGTTATGTAATATAA
- the glgD gene encoding glucose-1-phosphate adenylyltransferase subunit GlgD, whose translation MKVLGLILAGSSKSGIGKLTQKRASAAVPIFGKYRAIDFTLSNFVNSKIKKVGVLTQYYPRSLMDHLGSGKEWDLDRKTGGLFILQPYFKSKDEIPVYKGTADAIFQNMTLLRRGDEDFVLIGSGDHIYNFDFNKLYRYHLSHGADITILTKEFEDKELLNTFGQVVVNEEGRILEFYEKPKEIKSNRISLGIYFINKSLLMELLYSTVPNGGTDIVHDVIIPNLEKLRVYAYDFKGYWSNIKKSIKTYYQTNMDILKSEIRRELFYNKKIYTKLKDYAPPKININAKVENAFIADGVIINGFVKNSIISRGVKIKAGAVVENSIILQDTIISEGTVIRNAIIDKDCEIREGRKIIGENEIILIEKGSII comes from the coding sequence ATGAAAGTATTAGGATTAATTTTAGCTGGATCATCTAAAAGTGGAATAGGAAAATTAACTCAAAAAAGAGCAAGTGCTGCAGTACCTATTTTTGGAAAATATAGAGCAATTGATTTTACTTTAAGTAATTTTGTAAATTCAAAAATAAAAAAGGTAGGTGTTTTAACTCAATATTATCCAAGGAGCCTTATGGATCATTTAGGCAGTGGAAAGGAATGGGATTTAGATAGAAAAACAGGTGGTTTATTTATATTACAACCATATTTTAAAAGTAAGGATGAAATACCAGTTTATAAAGGTACAGCTGACGCAATATTTCAAAATATGACTTTATTAAGAAGAGGAGACGAAGATTTTGTTTTAATAGGATCAGGAGATCATATATATAATTTTGATTTTAACAAATTATATAGATATCATTTATCTCATGGTGCAGATATTACTATATTAACAAAAGAATTTGAAGATAAGGAACTTTTAAATACATTTGGTCAAGTAGTTGTAAATGAAGAGGGACGAATTCTGGAATTTTATGAAAAACCAAAGGAAATAAAATCTAATAGAATATCATTAGGGATTTATTTTATAAATAAATCTCTTTTAATGGAATTATTATATTCTACAGTTCCTAATGGAGGTACAGATATTGTTCATGATGTAATTATTCCAAACTTAGAAAAATTAAGGGTTTATGCATATGATTTTAAAGGTTATTGGTCAAATATAAAAAAATCTATAAAAACATATTATCAAACTAATATGGATATATTAAAATCTGAAATTAGAAGAGAACTGTTTTATAATAAAAAAATATATACAAAATTAAAAGATTATGCTCCACCTAAAATAAATATAAATGCTAAGGTAGAAAATGCTTTTATTGCTGATGGTGTAATAATTAATGGTTTTGTTAAGAATTCTATAATATCAAGAGGAGTAAAGATAAAAGCAGGAGCAGTTGTTGAAAATTCGATAATATTACAAGATACAATTATATCAGAAGGAACTGTTATTAGGAATGCAATTATAGATAAAGATTGTGAAATTAGAGAAGGAAGGAAAATAATTGGTGAAAATGAAATAATATTGATAGAAAAAGGATCGATTATATAA
- a CDS encoding class I SAM-dependent rRNA methyltransferase — translation MIIVKLKKGKEKKIKNGYLWIFKDEISEITGEKKDGEICNVFSSDFEFIGKGIFSKSSNIAVKILSLKDEEINEVFFYNKFLKALKIRKNFGNSYRFFHAEADGIPGLIIDKYEKYIVIQFRNKGVENKKNEIISALIKVFRDDIKGIYERSDFETSSEEDLERNTGVLFGEEPPDRFIIEEEGIKYIVDIKNGQKTGFFFDQRKNRVYIRQFSKDAIGLDAYSYTGGFALNMAKYGAKKVIAVDKDEYALELLKENAKLNGVEIETVFDDVETFLNNTNYTFNLMMLDPPSLIKKKTERFKGVQIFKRISELGIKRLDNYGILSLCSCAYQADISLLIESLRRSVENEGIMLQSLDIITQSNDHPWILQIPESLYLKCFWIRVIK, via the coding sequence ATGATTATAGTGAAATTAAAAAAAGGAAAAGAAAAAAAGATAAAAAATGGATATTTGTGGATTTTTAAAGATGAAATATCTGAAATAACAGGTGAAAAAAAAGATGGTGAAATATGTAATGTTTTTTCATCAGATTTTGAATTTATAGGAAAGGGAATATTTTCAAAATCATCTAATATAGCAGTTAAGATATTATCGTTAAAAGATGAAGAAATAAATGAAGTATTTTTTTATAATAAATTTTTAAAGGCATTAAAAATAAGAAAAAATTTTGGTAATTCATATAGATTTTTTCATGCGGAAGCAGATGGAATACCAGGATTGATTATTGATAAATATGAGAAATATATAGTAATACAATTTAGAAACAAAGGTGTTGAGAATAAAAAAAATGAAATTATTAGTGCATTGATAAAAGTATTTAGAGATGATATAAAAGGAATATATGAAAGAAGCGATTTTGAAACTTCATCTGAAGAAGATTTAGAGAGAAATACAGGAGTTTTATTTGGAGAAGAACCACCAGATAGATTTATTATAGAAGAAGAGGGTATTAAATACATAGTTGATATAAAAAATGGTCAAAAAACTGGGTTTTTCTTTGATCAAAGGAAAAACAGAGTTTACATTAGGCAATTTTCTAAAGATGCTATAGGATTAGATGCATATTCATATACTGGTGGATTTGCATTGAATATGGCTAAATATGGAGCAAAAAAAGTGATAGCTGTTGATAAGGATGAATATGCACTTGAATTGCTTAAAGAAAATGCAAAGTTAAATGGAGTAGAAATAGAAACGGTATTTGACGATGTTGAAACGTTTTTAAATAATACAAATTATACATTTAATTTAATGATGTTGGATCCTCCATCATTAATAAAAAAGAAGACTGAGAGATTTAAAGGAGTACAGATTTTTAAAAGGATTTCAGAATTAGGTATAAAAAGATTAGACAATTACGGAATATTAAGTTTATGTAGCTGTGCATATCAAGCAGATATATCATTGTTAATAGAATCGCTTAGGAGAAGTGTAGAAAATGAAGGAATTATGTTGCAAAGTTTGGATATTATAACACAATCAAATGATCATCCTTGGATACTTCAAATACCAGAAAGTTTATATTTAAAATGTTTCTGGATTAGGGTGATTAAATAG
- the ndk gene encoding nucleoside-diphosphate kinase, translating into MEREFLFLKPNTVRRGLVGEVISRLERRGIKIVAMKMISPTKEQAEELYKEHKGKPFYDDLMNFILSGPIIVMVLEGPRVIEMVRHIIGNTDPLKASPGSIRGEFGMSITKNIVHASDSPENAERELKIFFKDEEIINYRLDVQDDL; encoded by the coding sequence ATGGAAAGAGAATTTTTATTTTTAAAACCAAACACAGTTAGGAGAGGATTGGTTGGCGAAGTAATAAGTAGATTAGAAAGAAGAGGAATAAAAATAGTTGCTATGAAAATGATTTCTCCAACTAAAGAACAAGCAGAAGAATTGTATAAAGAACATAAAGGTAAACCATTTTATGATGATTTAATGAATTTTATTTTATCTGGACCTATTATAGTAATGGTTTTAGAAGGTCCGAGAGTTATAGAAATGGTAAGGCATATTATAGGTAATACAGATCCATTAAAAGCATCACCTGGAAGTATTAGAGGTGAATTTGGAATGAGTATTACTAAAAATATTGTTCATGCATCAGATTCGCCTGAAAATGCTGAAAGAGAATTAAAAATATTCTTTAAAGATGAAGAGATAATAAATTATAGATTGGATGTGCAAGACGACTTATGA
- a CDS encoding ATP-binding cassette domain-containing protein codes for MNNLIDMENIYFSYDKKNNVLKNISLSIEYNKYYGIYGHSGSGKSTLLFIMGKLLKPDSGKINYNIDKTKIGFVFQFFNLINELTILDNAKLAQYIRKKRYNYNEIRDISEILGIENLLNKYPYELSGGEKQRASILRAVVGDVKLILADEPTGSLDMNNKLIVFNLFKKIVSLKKTVVVVSHENELINYCDKKIFLEDGILKGEL; via the coding sequence ATGAATAATTTAATAGATATGGAAAATATTTATTTTTCATATGATAAAAAAAATAATGTTTTAAAAAATATTTCTTTAAGTATTGAATATAATAAGTATTATGGAATATATGGACACTCTGGTAGTGGAAAAAGTACGTTATTATTTATAATGGGAAAATTATTAAAACCGGATTCAGGAAAGATAAATTATAATATTGATAAGACAAAAATAGGATTTGTATTTCAATTTTTTAATCTAATAAATGAATTAACAATACTAGATAATGCTAAACTTGCTCAATATATTAGAAAAAAAAGGTATAATTATAATGAAATAAGAGATATTTCGGAGATATTGGGAATAGAGAATTTATTAAATAAATATCCATATGAATTATCTGGTGGTGAAAAACAAAGAGCCAGTATTTTAAGGGCTGTAGTTGGCGATGTTAAATTAATTTTAGCAGATGAACCTACTGGTAGTTTGGATATGAATAATAAGCTTATAGTATTTAATTTATTTAAAAAGATAGTATCCTTAAAAAAAACAGTGGTGGTAGTTTCGCATGAGAATGAATTAATAAATTATTGCGATAAAAAAATATTTTTAGAAGATGGAATTTTAAAGGGGGAATTATAA
- a CDS encoding FtsX-like permease family protein: MKEILLLVKGFFKKNKKHFLFPFLSILIGVWGMIVVISVIKGFDKVLIDSITSFYPHVIIYDKYNEKIEGEKYKIYYSIYQGFFNKNNKRIGVSYWEINDLEYYNDLIIKGDTKEAIIGNVMAENFNINPGDTINVFYTDDTNGIKLKNIKVSGIFHSGIYIIDSSFIVNKSNENLYYTGIYLKNPKDAKKVKEKYLKNIISSTWEEQNENFAKAVEIDSYFAMIITFFVVLMSGFSISNSVMYSIFVRKKEIGILYSMGMKKIKISMVFILESLLISILGFLIGYLLAYITILILKLIDLKLPSVIFYIDTIPFYISFNDIILSFIFIISLSFVFSFFSSRKLLSFDPIEVLHNE; this comes from the coding sequence ATGAAAGAAATTTTGTTATTAGTAAAAGGTTTTTTTAAAAAAAATAAAAAACATTTTTTATTCCCTTTTCTTTCAATACTTATTGGCGTATGGGGAATGATAGTTGTTATTTCTGTTATTAAAGGATTTGATAAAGTTTTAATAGATTCAATTACTTCATTTTATCCCCATGTGATAATTTATGATAAATATAATGAAAAGATTGAAGGCGAAAAATATAAAATATATTACTCTATTTATCAAGGTTTTTTTAATAAAAATAATAAACGAATAGGAGTATCTTATTGGGAAATAAATGATTTAGAGTATTATAATGATTTAATAATAAAAGGAGACACTAAAGAAGCTATAATAGGTAATGTTATGGCAGAAAATTTTAACATTAATCCAGGAGATACAATAAATGTATTTTATACAGATGACACGAATGGTATTAAACTGAAAAATATAAAAGTTTCTGGTATTTTTCATTCAGGAATATACATTATAGATTCATCATTTATAGTTAACAAATCAAATGAAAATTTGTATTATACAGGTATATATTTAAAAAATCCAAAAGATGCAAAAAAAGTAAAAGAAAAATATTTAAAAAATATAATATCATCCACCTGGGAAGAGCAAAATGAAAATTTTGCTAAAGCTGTTGAAATAGATTCTTATTTTGCTATGATAATTACGTTTTTTGTGGTATTAATGAGTGGATTTAGTATTTCGAATTCGGTTATGTATTCAATTTTTGTAAGAAAAAAAGAAATAGGTATATTATATTCTATGGGTATGAAAAAAATAAAAATATCTATGGTTTTTATATTAGAAAGTTTATTAATATCTATTTTAGGATTTTTAATCGGTTATTTGCTTGCATATATTACTATTTTGATTTTAAAGTTAATAGATTTAAAACTCCCATCTGTGATTTTCTACATTGACACTATTCCTTTTTATATTTCGTTTAATGATATTATTTTAAGTTTTATTTTTATTATTTCATTGTCTTTTGTTTTTTCATTTTTTTCATCAAGGAAACTTTTGTCTTTTGATCCTATTGAGGTGTTACATAATGAATAA
- a CDS encoding LCP family protein yields the protein MKFLMYFFGILFSILIIISMIYPFVNIYTKMEKIEDPYYFLVLGMDTTDVDKKVSRTDSILLVSVSEKKNKVLVLPIPRDLLINVDNETIRINAIYVKYGIEKLKEIIHNIVKVKISDYLIFDYGLFKEIGDIYSPVKIYVPNDMYYEDFHQNLHIDFKQGYNYLNGEELLYYARFRHDALGDLGRIQRQKDVLFALMNSAKNAGFSKILYSIQKVLDNTVNSFNYNKLFSLFLVAKNANISFLSLPIEVVGDYVKVDSKKIKYMNDYLINFEEPKNQEKIWITFINNMENFNLSFYTVTRNRWKNSSGYLIEIVDILPNIESIKHNKSYVIIKNKSYEKIIFDELKKRYSNIAFEFIEDKDIYFSIIKFLSENYYNTLNSDAIILVGSNA from the coding sequence ATGAAATTTTTGATGTATTTTTTTGGTATTTTATTTTCTATATTAATAATAATATCAATGATTTATCCATTTGTTAATATATATACTAAAATGGAAAAGATAGAAGATCCATATTATTTTTTAGTATTAGGTATGGATACAACCGATGTAGATAAAAAAGTTTCTAGAACAGATTCTATATTATTAGTAAGTGTAAGTGAGAAAAAAAATAAAGTATTAGTATTACCTATTCCAAGGGATTTATTAATAAATGTTGATAATGAAACAATAAGAATAAATGCAATATATGTTAAATATGGCATAGAAAAATTAAAAGAAATTATACATAACATAGTAAAAGTAAAAATATCAGATTATTTAATTTTTGATTATGGTCTTTTTAAAGAAATTGGAGATATATATTCTCCGGTAAAGATTTATGTTCCTAATGATATGTATTATGAAGATTTTCATCAGAATTTACATATAGACTTTAAACAAGGATATAATTATCTGAATGGTGAAGAATTATTGTATTATGCAAGATTTAGGCATGATGCATTAGGAGATTTAGGAAGAATTCAAAGACAAAAAGATGTTTTATTTGCTTTAATGAATTCTGCAAAAAATGCAGGTTTTTCAAAAATATTATATTCTATTCAAAAAGTGTTAGATAATACAGTTAATTCTTTTAATTATAATAAATTATTTTCTTTGTTTTTAGTTGCAAAAAATGCCAATATAAGTTTTTTATCTTTACCAATAGAAGTTGTTGGAGATTATGTAAAAGTTGACAGTAAGAAAATAAAATATATGAACGATTATTTAATTAATTTTGAAGAACCAAAAAATCAGGAGAAAATTTGGATTACATTTATTAATAATATGGAGAATTTTAATTTAAGTTTTTATACAGTAACACGTAATAGGTGGAAAAATTCTTCTGGATATTTAATAGAAATTGTTGATATATTACCAAATATCGAAAGTATAAAACATAATAAATCATATGTTATTATTAAAAATAAGAGTTATGAGAAAATAATTTTTGATGAGTTAAAGAAAAGATATAGTAATATAGCTTTTGAATTTATAGAAGATAAAGATATTTACTTTTCTATTATAAAATTTTTAAGTGAAAATTACTATAATACATTAAATTCAGATGCAATTATTTTAGTGGGGAGTAATGCATGA
- the yqeK gene encoding bis(5'-nucleosyl)-tetraphosphatase (symmetrical) YqeK — translation MKYYEVIFLEEILFYLKKIVKRLNTEHRIKHIMGVAYTAKILAEKYNENEIKAEIAALGHDLFRDVKPYKFLKIAKVYGIDISYVEEKNPILLHGKIAAEYLKREYEIPNDIYEAIYYHTSGYKYFNNIGKILFISDSIEPTRNYDNVEYFRNIANIDLDLAYKEILKNKIIFALNKEHYLLKETIDAWNYNINK, via the coding sequence ATGAAATATTATGAGGTGATTTTTCTGGAGGAAATACTTTTTTATTTAAAAAAAATAGTAAAAAGATTAAATACAGAACATAGAATAAAACATATTATGGGTGTAGCCTATACAGCAAAAATATTAGCAGAAAAGTATAATGAAAATGAAATAAAAGCAGAAATTGCTGCATTAGGGCATGATTTATTTAGAGATGTAAAACCTTATAAGTTTTTAAAAATTGCTAAAGTTTATGGAATTGATATTTCATATGTGGAAGAAAAAAATCCTATATTATTACATGGTAAAATAGCTGCCGAATATTTAAAAAGAGAGTATGAAATTCCAAATGATATTTATGAAGCAATATACTATCATACAAGTGGATATAAATATTTTAATAATATTGGAAAAATACTTTTTATTTCAGATTCTATAGAACCTACAAGAAATTATGATAATGTAGAATATTTTAGAAATATTGCTAATATAGATTTAGATTTAGCATATAAGGAAATATTAAAAAATAAAATTATTTTTGCTTTAAATAAAGAACATTACTTATTAAAAGAAACAATAGATGCATGGAATTATAATATAAACAAATAA
- a CDS encoding DUF503 family protein → MKVLLATFQVELINIKSLKEKRSIVKKVSNEFRKKFNIAIIESGFNDNKKIFQFTLSTLSNDVDYLLSFYEKMEDIIEYKFGLRVINSDYEIL, encoded by the coding sequence ATGAAAGTGTTATTAGCAACATTTCAAGTAGAATTAATTAATATTAAATCTTTGAAAGAAAAAAGGAGTATAGTAAAAAAAGTTTCAAACGAATTCAGAAAAAAATTTAATATTGCCATTATTGAAAGTGGATTTAATGATAATAAGAAAATATTTCAATTTACTTTATCAACATTATCAAATGATGTAGATTACTTACTATCTTTTTATGAAAAAATGGAAGATATAATTGAATATAAATTTGGATTAAGAGTGATAAATTCTGATTATGAAATATTATGA
- a CDS encoding cob(I)yrinic acid a,c-diamide adenosyltransferase translates to MSISTGGGDKGNTSLWSGERVSKDDIRVEAYGTIDELNSFLGEAKHFVKSYEVKNIINEVQNDLFKVAGELASKDKIYVKPIETSDVERLTKYVKYFENKMNLTGFVIAGNTIESAKLDVCRTIARRAERRIVTLSKTDNISEHLLKYVNRLSDLLFIMARYEEYLIDKIEYKQW, encoded by the coding sequence ATGTCAATAAGTACAGGTGGTGGAGATAAAGGTAATACAAGTTTATGGTCAGGTGAAAGAGTATCTAAAGATGATATAAGAGTAGAAGCATACGGAACAATTGATGAATTAAATTCTTTTTTAGGTGAAGCAAAACATTTTGTGAAATCATATGAAGTAAAAAATATAATAAATGAAGTGCAAAATGATTTATTTAAAGTAGCAGGTGAATTGGCATCAAAAGATAAAATATATGTAAAACCTATTGAAACATCTGATGTAGAAAGACTTACAAAGTATGTGAAATATTTTGAAAATAAAATGAATTTAACAGGTTTTGTTATAGCTGGTAATACAATAGAATCAGCAAAATTAGATGTATGTAGAACTATTGCTAGGAGAGCAGAAAGAAGAATAGTTACACTCTCAAAAACAGATAATATATCAGAGCATTTGTTAAAATATGTAAATAGATTATCAGATTTATTATTTATTATGGCTAGATATGAAGAATATTTAATTGATAAAATAGAGTACAAACAATGGTGA
- the fusA gene encoding elongation factor G has protein sequence MANVDKKRIVGLFGHHGCGKTTLMDAILNNYCGADRIGQRYLDSEEIEKEKGASFSNHVVAVDYKDTKFYFFDTPGMADFLGDIDVAVNAVDNVVLVINASAGIEVTTERIWKIARENKKPIFIFITQMDKEGVNFGELVSTIKETFEDGVKVVPLQVPIGEGPDFKGIVNLITHESFEYDKDKSGKDKKLDIVPEEAKEYYESYHQELIEDIVETNEEMMEKYLEQGEEALNPENVFNALHQAFEDDEIVPILVGSAEMNIGMDRFLEAIRLVGMHPDERKFVGELDGKEYVIEPKEEEPFVGLVVKNAVDPFVGKLTFIRVLAGKIKPGDSFVEVQEDSNEKVAHIYIPRYNDREEVSEAGVGDIIVVPKLKKSKINDTVAHSSRLIKVKYPEFPEPMISKSVKTSSKNEIDKVNNALSKLQESDPTFSWEFDPETGETIISGLGTTHLEIMVERLKKTFKVNVEVGKPKIAYRETIRRKVTAEYKHKKQTGGHGQYGHVKIEIEPLPRGEGYEFVDKIVGGVIPKNFIPSVDKGIREAMKKGVVAEYPVVDIKVTLFDGSYHDVDSSDIAFQIAARQAFKDGMNNANPVILEPVMKVEVYTPTEYTGDVMGEISAKRGRPMGMQSVGRGMDKIEAEIPLAEMLDFSPRLSSITSGKGYFTMKFSTYQEVTPDIQQKIIQEREREKAEQE, from the coding sequence ATGGCAAACGTAGACAAAAAAAGGATAGTGGGGCTATTTGGCCATCATGGATGTGGGAAAACCACATTAATGGATGCTATATTAAATAATTATTGTGGAGCAGATAGAATTGGTCAAAGATATTTGGATTCAGAGGAGATTGAAAAAGAAAAGGGTGCATCATTTTCTAATCATGTGGTAGCAGTTGACTATAAAGATACAAAATTTTATTTCTTTGATACACCTGGAATGGCTGATTTTTTAGGGGATATAGATGTTGCTGTTAATGCGGTAGATAATGTAGTATTAGTAATTAATGCATCTGCAGGTATTGAAGTAACTACAGAAAGAATATGGAAAATAGCAAGAGAAAATAAAAAACCAATATTTATATTTATTACTCAAATGGACAAAGAAGGAGTAAACTTTGGTGAATTAGTTTCTACTATTAAAGAAACATTTGAAGATGGAGTAAAAGTAGTTCCATTACAAGTTCCAATTGGTGAAGGACCTGATTTTAAAGGTATTGTAAATTTAATAACTCATGAGTCTTTTGAATATGACAAAGATAAAAGTGGTAAAGATAAAAAATTAGATATTGTTCCTGAAGAAGCAAAGGAATATTATGAATCATATCATCAAGAATTAATTGAAGATATTGTAGAAACAAATGAAGAAATGATGGAAAAATATCTTGAGCAAGGCGAAGAAGCGTTAAATCCAGAAAATGTATTTAATGCATTACATCAAGCATTTGAAGATGATGAAATTGTTCCTATTTTAGTAGGATCTGCTGAAATGAATATAGGTATGGACAGATTTCTAGAAGCTATAAGATTAGTAGGAATGCATCCAGATGAAAGAAAGTTTGTAGGAGAACTCGATGGAAAAGAATATGTTATTGAACCTAAAGAAGAAGAACCATTTGTAGGATTAGTTGTAAAAAATGCTGTTGATCCTTTTGTGGGTAAATTAACATTTATTAGAGTTTTAGCCGGTAAAATAAAACCTGGAGACTCATTTGTTGAAGTTCAAGAAGATTCTAATGAAAAAGTTGCACATATTTATATTCCAAGATATAATGATAGAGAAGAAGTTTCTGAAGCGGGAGTTGGGGATATTATAGTTGTACCTAAGTTGAAAAAAAGTAAAATAAATGATACAGTTGCTCATTCATCTAGATTAATAAAAGTAAAATACCCTGAATTCCCTGAACCAATGATTTCAAAATCAGTAAAAACATCATCTAAAAATGAAATAGATAAAGTAAACAATGCATTGTCAAAATTACAAGAATCAGATCCAACATTCTCATGGGAATTTGATCCTGAAACTGGAGAAACAATAATTTCTGGATTAGGAACTACACATTTAGAAATAATGGTTGAAAGATTAAAGAAAACATTTAAGGTAAATGTAGAAGTTGGAAAACCTAAAATTGCATATAGAGAAACAATTAGAAGAAAGGTAACTGCAGAGTATAAACATAAGAAACAAACAGGTGGTCATGGACAATATGGTCATGTTAAGATAGAAATAGAACCATTACCTCGTGGAGAAGGTTATGAATTTGTTGATAAAATAGTTGGTGGTGTAATTCCAAAGAACTTTATTCCATCAGTTGATAAAGGAATTAGAGAAGCTATGAAAAAGGGTGTAGTTGCTGAATATCCTGTTGTAGATATTAAAGTCACTTTATTTGATGGTTCTTATCACGATGTTGATTCATCTGATATAGCTTTCCAAATTGCAGCTAGACAAGCATTTAAAGATGGTATGAATAATGCTAATCCTGTAATTTTAGAACCTGTTATGAAGGTTGAAGTTTATACACCAACAGAATATACCGGAGATGTAATGGGTGAGATTTCTGCTAAAAGAGGAAGACCAATGGGAATGCAATCTGTAGGTAGAGGTATGGATAAAATTGAAGCTGAAATTCCTCTTGCAGAAATGTTAGATTTCTCCCCTAGATTAAGTTCTATTACAAGCGGTAAAGGATATTTCACAATGAAATTCTCAACTTATCAAGAAGTTACACCTGATATTCAACAAAAAATAATTCAAGAAAGAGAAAGAGAAAAAGCTGAACAAGAATAA